A window of Dickeya zeae NCPPB 2538 contains these coding sequences:
- the mrdA gene encoding peptidoglycan DD-transpeptidase MrdA yields the protein MNIERKPFRDYTAEAALFVRRALVAFLGILLLSGILVANLYHLQIVRFDDYRTRSNENRIKLVPIAPSRGIIYDRNGTPLALNRTIYQLELIPEKVNNLEETLQALKPIVDLTDEDIDNFRKERKRSRRFTSIPVKTGLNEVQVASFAVNQYRFPGIEVKGYQRRYYPYGSALTHVIGYVSKINDKDLERLDQEGRLADYAATHDIGKLGIERYYEDVLHGKPGYEEVEVNNRGRVIRQLHEQPPQAGKDIYLTLDLNLQLYIEKLLEGSRAAVVVTDPKDASILAMVSTPSYDPNLFVDGISSKTYHALLNDPNRPLINRATQGVYPPASTVKPYIAVSALSANVITPYTSLFDPGWWQLPGSEKRFRDWKKWGHGRLNLTKSIEESADTFFYQVAYDMGIDRLSEWMTKFGYGQRTGIDLSDKEESPGIMPTREWKMKRYKKPWYQGDTIPVGIGQGYWTATPIQMLKALTTLINDGQVQVPHLLGSTMENNTKVPFRQPQHQQIGDIRSGYWEIVKDGMYGVANRPNGTAHKYFADAPYKIAVKSGTAQVFGLKENETYNANRIAERLRDHKLMIAFAPYNNPKVAMSIILENGGAGPAVGTIVRQILDHIMLGDNNTSLPDAPPSPPGSETE from the coding sequence ATGAATATAGAACGTAAACCCTTTCGTGACTATACGGCTGAGGCGGCCTTGTTTGTACGCCGGGCGCTGGTCGCATTCCTGGGCATTTTGCTGCTAAGCGGTATTCTGGTCGCTAACCTATACCATCTGCAGATTGTACGTTTTGACGATTACCGTACCCGTTCAAATGAAAACCGTATCAAGCTGGTACCGATCGCCCCCAGCCGTGGCATCATTTACGACCGTAACGGTACGCCACTGGCGCTCAACCGAACCATTTACCAGTTAGAGCTGATTCCCGAAAAAGTTAACAACCTGGAAGAGACGCTACAAGCACTCAAGCCCATTGTTGACCTGACCGATGAAGACATTGATAACTTCAGAAAAGAGCGCAAGCGCTCACGCCGCTTCACCTCCATTCCCGTCAAAACCGGACTGAATGAAGTGCAGGTCGCGAGCTTCGCGGTCAACCAGTACCGGTTTCCCGGTATAGAAGTCAAAGGCTACCAGCGCCGCTACTATCCTTACGGTTCCGCACTCACCCATGTCATCGGCTACGTTTCCAAAATCAATGATAAAGATCTGGAACGGCTGGACCAGGAAGGCAGGCTTGCGGATTACGCCGCCACGCACGATATCGGCAAACTCGGCATTGAGCGTTATTACGAAGATGTGCTGCACGGCAAACCAGGTTACGAGGAAGTGGAAGTCAATAACCGCGGCCGCGTCATCCGCCAGTTGCACGAGCAACCTCCGCAAGCGGGTAAAGATATCTACCTGACACTGGATCTCAACCTTCAGCTTTATATCGAAAAATTGCTGGAAGGCAGTCGTGCCGCTGTGGTGGTCACCGATCCGAAGGACGCGTCTATTCTGGCGATGGTCTCCACACCCAGCTATGACCCGAATCTGTTCGTAGACGGTATTTCCAGTAAGACCTATCACGCCTTGCTGAACGATCCCAACCGCCCGTTGATCAACCGCGCGACGCAAGGGGTCTACCCACCGGCTTCAACCGTCAAGCCCTATATCGCGGTTTCTGCGCTCAGTGCCAATGTCATTACCCCGTACACGTCGCTATTCGACCCGGGCTGGTGGCAGTTGCCCGGTTCGGAAAAACGGTTTCGCGACTGGAAAAAATGGGGGCATGGTCGCCTGAACCTGACCAAATCCATTGAAGAATCTGCGGATACCTTCTTCTATCAGGTGGCTTACGATATGGGGATCGACCGCCTGTCCGAATGGATGACGAAATTCGGTTACGGCCAGCGTACGGGGATCGATTTGTCCGACAAGGAAGAAAGTCCGGGCATCATGCCGACGCGTGAATGGAAAATGAAGCGTTATAAGAAACCGTGGTATCAAGGGGATACTATCCCCGTTGGTATTGGTCAGGGTTACTGGACCGCTACGCCGATTCAAATGCTGAAAGCGCTGACGACGCTGATTAATGATGGTCAGGTGCAAGTACCGCACCTGCTTGGCAGTACGATGGAAAACAACACGAAGGTGCCATTCCGTCAACCACAACACCAGCAGATTGGTGACATTCGTTCCGGTTATTGGGAAATCGTCAAAGACGGTATGTATGGCGTGGCGAACCGCCCGAATGGTACCGCGCATAAATACTTTGCCGACGCGCCGTATAAAATTGCGGTCAAGTCAGGGACGGCGCAGGTATTCGGCCTGAAGGAAAACGAAACCTATAATGCCAACCGGATTGCCGAGCGGCTACGTGACCACAAACTGATGATTGCCTTCGCCCCTTACAACAATCCGAAAGTCGCTATGTCCATCATTCTGGAAAACGGCGGCGCCGGCCCCGCCGTCGGGACCATTGTGCGTCAGATCCTCGACCATATTATGTTGGGCGACAACAATACCAGCTTGCCGGACGCGCCACCGTCGCCGCCGGGCAGTGAAACCGAGTAG
- the rlmH gene encoding 23S rRNA (pseudouridine(1915)-N(3))-methyltransferase RlmH: MKLQLVAVGTKMPDWVQTGFTDYLRRFPKDMPFELVEIPAGKRGKNADIKRILEREGELMLAAVGKGNRIVTLDIPGSRWETPQLAQQLERWKQDGRDISLLIGGPEGLAPQCKAAAEQSWSLSPLTLPHPLVRVLVAESLYRAWSITTNHPYHRE; the protein is encoded by the coding sequence ATGAAGCTGCAACTGGTCGCCGTCGGCACCAAGATGCCCGACTGGGTGCAGACAGGTTTTACCGATTATCTTCGCCGGTTTCCCAAAGATATGCCGTTTGAGCTGGTGGAAATCCCGGCGGGTAAGCGCGGCAAAAACGCGGATATCAAGCGGATCCTTGAGCGGGAAGGTGAGTTGATGCTAGCGGCTGTAGGGAAAGGCAACCGCATCGTCACGCTGGATATTCCCGGCTCACGCTGGGAAACGCCGCAGTTAGCGCAACAACTGGAACGCTGGAAACAAGACGGACGCGATATCAGTCTGCTGATCGGCGGCCCGGAAGGGTTAGCACCACAATGCAAAGCCGCCGCGGAGCAAAGCTGGTCGCTGTCACCGCTGACGCTACCTCATCCGCTGGTGCGTGTGCTGGTAGCAGAAAGTCTGTACCGGGCCTGGAGCATTACCACCAATCATCCTTACCATCGGGAGTAA
- the rsfS gene encoding ribosome silencing factor, translating into MQGQALQDFVIDKLDDLKGQDIVALNVKGKSSITDYMVICTGTSSRHVSSIADHVVQESRAAGLMPLGVEGENDADWVVVDLGEVIVHVMQEESRHLYELEKLWG; encoded by the coding sequence TTGCAAGGCCAAGCACTCCAAGATTTCGTTATTGATAAACTGGACGATTTGAAAGGTCAGGATATCGTGGCGCTCAATGTAAAAGGGAAATCCAGCATCACTGACTACATGGTGATTTGCACCGGAACATCCAGCCGCCATGTCAGTTCTATCGCCGATCACGTTGTACAGGAATCCCGCGCCGCCGGACTGATGCCGTTAGGCGTCGAAGGGGAAAATGATGCCGATTGGGTCGTGGTTGACCTCGGTGAGGTGATCGTTCATGTGATGCAGGAAGAAAGCCGTCACCTGTACGAACTGGAAAAGCTCTGGGGCTGA
- the nadD gene encoding nicotinate-nucleotide adenylyltransferase, with protein MRYSDLPTSPTIPTLTAYFGGTFDPIHYGHLRPVTALAQEIGLQRIILLPNNVPPHREQPEASASQRKIMAELAVQGNPLFLVDSRELQRATPSYTIDTLEALRAEKGTSTPLAFIIGQDSLLTLHHWHRWQEILDYCHLLVCARPGYRQQLDTDELEAWLTRHQTQDAAQLHRQCHGLIYLAHTPLLSISATEIRQRRQNGLDCHDLLPESVLKYIDTHGLYR; from the coding sequence TTGAGGTATAGCGATTTGCCGACATCCCCCACTATCCCTACCCTGACTGCCTATTTCGGCGGTACGTTTGATCCGATTCACTACGGACATCTGCGCCCGGTTACTGCACTGGCGCAGGAAATCGGCCTTCAACGCATCATTCTGTTACCCAATAATGTGCCGCCGCACCGCGAGCAGCCAGAAGCCAGCGCCAGTCAGCGTAAGATCATGGCAGAACTGGCAGTACAGGGTAATCCGCTGTTTTTGGTAGACTCTCGTGAGTTACAACGCGCCACACCGTCTTATACGATTGACACACTGGAAGCGTTGCGAGCGGAGAAAGGCACCAGTACGCCACTGGCATTCATTATTGGGCAGGACTCACTGCTGACGCTGCACCACTGGCACCGCTGGCAGGAAATTTTGGATTACTGTCACCTGTTGGTGTGTGCCCGCCCCGGTTATCGCCAGCAGTTGGATACCGACGAACTGGAAGCCTGGTTGACACGGCATCAAACCCAGGATGCCGCACAATTACACCGTCAATGCCACGGGTTGATTTATCTTGCCCATACGCCGTTGCTCTCAATTTCAGCGACAGAAATCCGTCAGCGTCGACAAAATGGCCTCGACTGCCATGACCTGCTGCCCGAGAGCGTGCTGAAGTATATTGACACACACGGACTCTATCGATAA